A single window of Nicotiana sylvestris chromosome 5, ASM39365v2, whole genome shotgun sequence DNA harbors:
- the LOC104224775 gene encoding uncharacterized protein: MSRSREEAAMKRKRPDLDSPTQGLPDAERVVLSLVKNKKNLGIWVAEVKKEANLPPTLVDKSLTALVKKKLIKQVVNIQNKGKKHYMAVEFEPSEELTGGSWYSEGNLDKEFITVLRDTCLKVIELLKVATVEGIHNFLKKRKVVECTSQQIAEILNSMVLDNAIIEVKSTGLGEYHPIPVGSVCYRTASGVALGTGPKTIGPMASIPCGACPRISQCSPNGVISPQTCVYYTKWLNTEF; the protein is encoded by the coding sequence ATGAGTCGATCAAGGGAAGAAGCCGCCATGAAGCGGAAAAGACCAGACTTGGATTCACCTACTCAGGGACTTCCAGATGCTGAACGTGTAGTGCTCAGTCTggtcaaaaataaaaagaatctgGGCATCTGGGTAGCAGAGGTGAAAAAGGAGGCAAACCTCCCACCAACTCTTGTGGATAAATCCCTGACCGCACTCGTGAAAAAGAAGTTGATAAAACAAGTTGTGAATATCCAAAATAAGGGAAAGAAGCATTACATGGCTGTTGAGTTTGAACCTTCGGAGGAACTGACTGGTGGTTCATGGTACTCTGAGGGAAATCTTGATAAGGAATTCATCACCGTTCTCAGAGACACGTGCCTCAAGGTCATAGAATTGCTGAAAGTTGCTACGGTGGAGGGAATCCACAACTTCTTGAAGAAAAGGAAAGTTGTGGAGTGCACAAGTCAGCAAATTGCGGAAATATTGAACTCTATGGTTCTAGACAATGCTATTATAGAGGTGAAGAGCACTGGATTGGGAGAATATCATCCTATTCCCGTTGGATCAGTTTGTTATCGAACTGCAAGCGGAGTTGCTTTAGGGACTGGTCCGAAAACAATAGGGCCAATGGCTTCAATTCCATGCGGTGCTTGCCCTAGGATTAGTCAATGTTCACCCAATGGAGTTATATCCCCACAAACCTGTGTCTATTACACTAAATGGTTGAACACTGAATTTTGA